In Hyphomicrobium denitrificans 1NES1, one DNA window encodes the following:
- the cobT gene encoding nicotinate-nucleotide--dimethylbenzimidazole phosphoribosyltransferase has protein sequence MNIIDKEAPSRAVLEAQLRARIRGKAKPVGSLGRIEDLALQIGMVSGTLRPDLGRAKVLVFAADHGLTAEGVTAYPSAITREIAKMVLAANAGVNVLARASGIDVVLVDAGMLEPLPPHDQLIERRVASGTRNSRLEPAMSPDECAQALEAGRATDAQLADDEVGIVGYGEIGIGNTSAAALVACALTGIDLAALVGPGAGAPALGLEHKRKILEIVWARANIQAISPDERAREALRQFGGFEIAMMAGAMAAAAAERRIIVVDGFISTVAALAAIALYPETRACCVFAHCSAEPGHKALLDHLGARPLLQLDMRLGEGTGAALAIPLIRAAELMLRDMAELPGEHPA, from the coding sequence ATGAACATCATCGACAAGGAAGCCCCGTCCCGCGCGGTACTCGAAGCGCAGCTTCGGGCACGTATCCGAGGTAAAGCGAAGCCCGTCGGCTCGCTCGGCCGCATTGAAGACCTCGCTCTGCAAATCGGAATGGTCAGCGGCACGCTGCGGCCCGATCTCGGCCGCGCAAAAGTTCTCGTGTTCGCGGCCGATCACGGCCTGACGGCTGAAGGCGTGACGGCCTATCCCTCGGCAATCACGCGCGAGATCGCAAAAATGGTTCTTGCGGCCAATGCCGGGGTCAACGTTTTGGCGCGAGCCTCCGGCATCGATGTCGTGCTTGTTGATGCCGGAATGCTCGAACCGCTGCCGCCGCACGATCAGCTGATCGAGCGGCGGGTCGCGAGCGGCACCAGGAATTCGCGGCTCGAACCGGCGATGAGTCCGGACGAGTGCGCGCAAGCACTCGAAGCCGGGCGGGCTACCGATGCGCAACTCGCCGATGATGAGGTCGGCATCGTCGGGTACGGCGAAATCGGCATCGGAAACACCAGTGCCGCGGCGCTCGTCGCGTGCGCATTGACCGGAATCGATCTTGCCGCGCTCGTCGGGCCTGGCGCGGGCGCACCGGCTCTCGGCTTGGAGCACAAGCGCAAGATCCTGGAGATTGTTTGGGCCCGGGCAAACATTCAAGCGATCAGTCCAGACGAACGAGCGCGTGAAGCGCTCCGGCAATTCGGCGGCTTTGAGATCGCCATGATGGCGGGCGCCATGGCCGCCGCCGCCGCGGAACGCCGGATCATCGTCGTCGACGGCTTCATCTCGACGGTCGCGGCCCTTGCAGCCATTGCGCTCTATCCGGAGACGCGCGCGTGCTGCGTCTTCGCACATTGCTCTGCTGAACCGGGGCACAAGGCACTTCTCGACCATCTCGGTGCGAGACCGCTGCTCCAACTCGATATGCGGCTTGGCGAGGGAACGGGTGCGGCGCTTGCTATCCCGCTCATTCGCGCGGCGGAATTGATGCTGCGCGACATGGCTGAGCTGCCCGGTGAGCACCCGGCATGA
- the hisS gene encoding histidine--tRNA ligase: MSKDPTSARPAPQAQTAIPPQAQTAPAARLAKGFRDIEAAELRGLNEMIAKIRDVYERYGFQALETPAIEYTDALGKFLPDQDRPNAGVFSFQDEDEQWMSLRYDLTAPLARYVAQNFQTLPKPFRRYAFGNVYRNEKPGPGRFRQFMQFDADTVGAESIAADAEMCMLAADTLEALGVKRGDYVIKVNSRKVLDGVMEAAGIGGNENVARRLTVLRAIDKFDRLGMDGVRELLGKGRRDESGDFTIGAGLTGEQAKLVLAYVLSAKVVSTETKTARPSAETIGNYVKWGKDENDPDPAEYWYPIDNALTISALSGLVEKSERAVKGLEELRRITELTRSAGYGSGQILIDPSVVRGLEYYTGPVFEAELTFEVKGDDGKPVRFGSVGGGGRYDDLVARFTGEKVPATGFSIGVSRLQAALSLIGEKKSEALGPVVVLVMDKGEVARYQKITQDLRNAGVRAEMYLGSSGMKAQMKYADKRNAPCAIIQGSDERAKGEVTIKDLIEGAKAAAAIKDNKEWKAARPAQFSVSESSLIDEVKKLIARHQD, translated from the coding sequence ATGTCCAAAGACCCTACCAGCGCGCGCCCCGCGCCGCAGGCGCAAACGGCAATCCCGCCGCAGGCGCAAACCGCACCGGCGGCGCGCCTTGCCAAAGGCTTTCGCGACATCGAAGCGGCGGAATTGCGCGGCCTGAACGAGATGATCGCAAAGATCCGCGACGTCTACGAGCGCTATGGGTTCCAGGCGCTCGAAACGCCGGCGATCGAATATACCGACGCGCTGGGCAAGTTCCTGCCCGACCAGGACCGGCCGAACGCCGGCGTCTTTTCGTTTCAGGACGAGGACGAGCAGTGGATGAGCCTGCGCTACGATCTGACGGCGCCGCTCGCCCGCTACGTCGCACAGAATTTTCAAACCTTGCCGAAGCCATTCCGCCGCTATGCGTTCGGCAACGTCTACCGCAACGAGAAGCCCGGTCCGGGCCGCTTCCGCCAGTTCATGCAGTTCGACGCCGATACGGTCGGCGCCGAAAGCATCGCGGCCGATGCCGAGATGTGCATGCTTGCAGCCGATACGCTGGAAGCGCTAGGCGTCAAGCGCGGCGACTACGTGATCAAGGTCAACAGCCGGAAGGTCTTGGACGGCGTTATGGAGGCTGCGGGAATTGGAGGGAACGAAAATGTTGCCCGTCGGCTGACCGTCCTTCGTGCTATTGATAAGTTTGATCGCCTTGGAATGGATGGCGTCAGAGAACTACTCGGCAAAGGTCGGCGAGATGAGAGCGGCGATTTCACAATAGGTGCCGGACTGACTGGCGAACAAGCTAAACTCGTCCTGGCATATGTTCTCTCGGCCAAGGTTGTCAGTACCGAAACGAAAACGGCTCGGCCAAGTGCCGAAACAATCGGCAATTATGTAAAATGGGGCAAGGACGAAAATGATCCGGACCCGGCCGAATACTGGTATCCCATCGACAATGCGCTGACCATCTCGGCTCTTTCAGGATTAGTCGAAAAAAGTGAACGTGCTGTCAAGGGATTGGAAGAACTTCGGCGGATTACCGAATTAACGCGAAGCGCCGGATATGGTTCTGGACAAATCCTGATAGATCCCTCCGTCGTCCGCGGCCTCGAATATTACACCGGCCCCGTGTTCGAAGCCGAGCTGACGTTCGAGGTCAAAGGCGACGACGGCAAGCCCGTGCGCTTCGGCTCGGTCGGCGGCGGCGGCCGTTACGACGATCTCGTCGCGCGCTTCACAGGCGAAAAAGTTCCCGCGACCGGCTTCTCGATCGGCGTCTCGCGCCTGCAAGCTGCATTGTCGCTCATCGGCGAAAAGAAATCCGAAGCGCTCGGCCCTGTCGTCGTGCTCGTGATGGATAAGGGCGAGGTCGCGCGCTACCAGAAAATCACGCAGGATTTGCGCAACGCCGGTGTTCGCGCCGAGATGTACCTAGGCTCGTCCGGCATGAAGGCGCAGATGAAATACGCCGACAAGCGCAACGCGCCGTGCGCGATCATTCAAGGCTCCGACGAGCGCGCCAAGGGCGAAGTGACGATCAAGGACCTGATCGAAGGCGCGAAGGCCGCCGCCGCAATCAAGGACAACAAGGAGTGGAAGGCGGCACGTCCGGCGCAGTTCTCCGTCTCCGAGTCGAGCCTGATCGACGAAGTCAAAAAACTCATCGCGCGGCATCAGGATTAA
- the glcF gene encoding glycolate oxidase subunit GlcF: MHTSFSKEQLENPEIARADRILRRCVHCGLCTATCPTYVVLGDERDSPRGRIYAIKDMLEKGIEAKPEVSKHIDRCLTCLSCMTTCPSGVDYMHLVEIARGHIEKTGNRSLKDRLIRRALTEIVPYPRRFRWAMRAAPLGRRLAPIFRALKIPELAAMVELAPAEAPRSARFRGPGTASPTGVRTGRVLLLAGCAQQVLRPQINDATIRLFARGGIDVIVANGAGCCGALSQHIGREEEAIKFARANVAAWSKEIAKGGVDAVIINTSGCGTTVKDYGHLLRHETEYAKRAKDIAAMAKDVTEFLDGHDFGAPKRWSSLKVAYHSACSLQHGQRVISQPKSLLKKAGFTVLDIPESHLCCGSAGIYNIVQPEIAGALRDRKAANIKSLRPDVVAAGNIGCIQQLQTALDIPVVHTIELLDWAHGGPVPQGLEGLAKYSTDVPQPERSVEDYIGA; encoded by the coding sequence ATGCACACCAGTTTTTCCAAGGAGCAGCTTGAGAATCCGGAAATCGCGCGAGCGGATCGCATCCTGCGTCGCTGCGTCCATTGCGGGCTTTGCACGGCGACGTGCCCGACCTATGTCGTCCTGGGGGACGAGCGCGATAGTCCGCGCGGGCGCATTTACGCGATCAAGGACATGCTCGAAAAGGGCATCGAGGCAAAGCCCGAAGTCTCGAAGCATATCGACCGATGCCTGACGTGCTTGTCCTGCATGACGACGTGTCCGTCGGGCGTCGACTACATGCATCTCGTCGAGATTGCGCGCGGCCATATCGAAAAGACCGGTAACCGCAGTCTGAAGGATCGGTTGATCCGCAGAGCGCTGACGGAAATCGTTCCTTATCCGCGGCGTTTCCGCTGGGCGATGCGCGCTGCGCCTTTGGGCCGCCGCCTGGCGCCGATCTTTCGCGCCCTCAAGATTCCGGAGCTGGCCGCGATGGTCGAGCTTGCGCCGGCCGAGGCGCCGCGCAGCGCACGTTTTCGCGGTCCTGGAACAGCGTCGCCGACAGGGGTCAGGACAGGCCGTGTCCTTCTGCTCGCAGGCTGCGCGCAGCAGGTTCTGAGGCCGCAGATCAACGACGCGACGATCCGGCTTTTCGCTCGCGGCGGCATCGACGTCATCGTCGCGAACGGCGCAGGATGTTGTGGTGCTTTGAGCCAGCACATCGGACGCGAGGAAGAAGCCATAAAGTTCGCACGTGCCAACGTTGCGGCCTGGAGCAAGGAAATCGCCAAGGGCGGTGTCGATGCCGTCATCATCAATACGTCGGGCTGCGGCACGACGGTAAAGGACTATGGCCATCTCCTGCGGCATGAAACCGAGTACGCCAAACGTGCCAAGGACATTGCAGCGATGGCCAAGGACGTGACCGAATTTCTCGACGGCCACGATTTCGGCGCGCCCAAGCGATGGTCGAGTCTCAAAGTGGCCTATCACTCGGCCTGCTCTTTGCAGCACGGTCAGCGCGTCATCTCTCAGCCGAAATCGCTTTTAAAAAAGGCTGGGTTCACGGTGCTGGATATTCCGGAAAGCCATCTCTGCTGTGGCTCGGCGGGTATTTACAACATCGTGCAGCCCGAAATCGCGGGTGCGCTACGTGACCGCAAGGCGGCAAATATCAAGTCGCTGAGGCCAGACGTTGTGGCAGCAGGGAACATCGGATGCATCCAGCAATTGCAGACGGCACTCGATATTCCTGTCGTGCATACGATCGAGCTTTTGGACTGGGCGCACGGCGGTCCTGTTCCGCAAGGCCTCGAAGGTCTCGCCAAATATTCGACCGATGTGCCGCAGCCCGAGCGAAGCGTAGAGGACTATATCGGCGCATGA
- a CDS encoding GNAT family N-acetyltransferase, which translates to MATADVGNGAAFVAADRVDARLSLWPAPRYITEVFDGADEALAALEAVQGGLVSTGFQTLDWLTVFYEELAPSRRAMPRLVVVTESNSGEVALILPLLVQKKRRRTVARFANLGAGGYGGPILGPSLPERQRSIRRIWRSVLGAMSDIDLIRLDRMPAEIGGRPNPLLTRWGIVPSRCSGNLVTVPESVDTYLHERGKKYRKEVERCYRLWEKEGAPRFYRAETPGEAAHVYAVLEEQLTPRHGATGGKRILDEPAYRTFGERLAIDGSDAGLASLFALEANGEIVATLFGIVHEDTFTMLHLGTGETWGHLSPGRLVMIEAMKHFVARGVRRFDLGLGEHPFKHGFGVEQVPLYDLIVARDLAAVPRAIYHLLEGRLRKSARLKSAYRLLKSHFTR; encoded by the coding sequence ATGGCGACGGCCGATGTGGGGAACGGCGCAGCGTTTGTAGCCGCAGATCGCGTTGATGCGCGCCTATCGCTATGGCCCGCGCCCCGCTACATAACGGAAGTCTTCGACGGAGCCGATGAAGCTCTTGCCGCGCTTGAAGCGGTGCAGGGCGGACTCGTCTCGACCGGCTTCCAGACGCTCGACTGGTTGACCGTATTCTATGAGGAGCTGGCGCCGTCGCGACGCGCCATGCCGCGCCTCGTCGTCGTCACGGAGAGCAACAGCGGCGAGGTTGCGCTGATTCTGCCGCTGCTCGTTCAGAAGAAACGCAGGCGGACGGTTGCCCGCTTCGCCAACCTCGGTGCCGGCGGCTATGGCGGACCGATCCTGGGACCGTCGCTTCCCGAACGGCAGCGGTCGATACGGCGCATCTGGCGTTCCGTTCTCGGCGCAATGTCCGATATCGATCTCATTCGGCTCGATCGCATGCCGGCTGAAATTGGCGGCCGGCCCAATCCGCTCCTGACCCGTTGGGGCATTGTTCCCTCCCGGTGCTCCGGCAATCTCGTAACGGTTCCGGAAAGCGTCGACACGTATCTGCACGAACGCGGCAAGAAGTACCGCAAGGAGGTCGAGCGCTGCTATCGGCTTTGGGAGAAGGAAGGAGCGCCGCGCTTCTATCGCGCCGAGACGCCGGGGGAAGCCGCGCACGTCTATGCCGTGCTCGAAGAACAGTTGACTCCGCGTCACGGCGCGACGGGCGGCAAACGCATCCTCGATGAACCGGCCTACCGCACATTCGGCGAGCGGCTGGCGATCGATGGGTCCGATGCGGGACTTGCGTCGTTGTTTGCACTCGAAGCCAACGGCGAGATCGTCGCGACGCTATTTGGCATCGTCCACGAGGATACATTCACGATGCTGCATCTCGGGACAGGCGAGACATGGGGCCATCTCTCGCCCGGCCGGCTGGTCATGATCGAAGCGATGAAGCATTTTGTCGCCCGGGGTGTACGCAGGTTCGATTTGGGGCTCGGCGAGCATCCGTTCAAACATGGCTTCGGCGTCGAGCAAGTTCCGCTCTACGATCTGATCGTTGCCCGCGATCTCGCAGCGGTGCCGCGTGCCATATATCACCTTCTGGAGGGCCGCTTGCGCAAGAGCGCGCGCCTCAAGTCGGCTTATCGACTCTTGAAATCGCATTTTACCCGTTAA
- the cobS gene encoding adenosylcobinamide-GDP ribazoletransferase, with the protein MIAREIRLFQIALQFLTQLPVGSIRDCPPDWLARSAKYMPLVGAIVGVIAGAGILLSAVFFPGPLPIVIGLVLAIAITGALHEDGLADTADAFGGGRTRERRLEIMKDSSIGTYGAIALIAAFALKDSALVALDLRSAACVMIAGHAGARLATILTMWRLPHAGGIAKVSQKISEMTPSEVAVAFALGLIPGLLVLPTSKFVVATLFAFAAAAIIALIARRKIAGYTGDVLGAVEQVFETVFFAVAAAVIAGPH; encoded by the coding sequence ATGATTGCCCGCGAGATACGGCTCTTCCAGATCGCGCTGCAATTTCTGACGCAGTTGCCGGTCGGGTCGATCCGCGACTGCCCGCCGGACTGGCTTGCACGCTCGGCTAAATACATGCCGCTCGTCGGCGCCATCGTCGGCGTGATCGCGGGGGCTGGCATTCTCCTGAGCGCAGTCTTTTTTCCGGGACCACTTCCCATAGTCATCGGCTTGGTTCTGGCCATCGCGATCACCGGCGCGCTGCACGAAGATGGCCTCGCCGATACTGCCGATGCCTTCGGTGGTGGCCGCACGCGCGAGCGCCGCCTCGAAATCATGAAGGACAGCAGCATCGGAACGTATGGCGCGATCGCGCTGATCGCTGCGTTCGCGCTGAAAGATTCAGCACTCGTTGCACTCGATCTGCGCTCTGCGGCCTGCGTCATGATCGCCGGTCACGCCGGCGCGCGCCTCGCGACAATCCTGACGATGTGGAGGCTGCCTCACGCCGGCGGCATCGCCAAAGTCAGCCAGAAAATCTCGGAGATGACGCCATCCGAGGTCGCCGTCGCATTCGCTTTAGGGTTAATACCTGGATTGCTCGTCTTGCCGACGTCGAAGTTTGTCGTTGCCACGCTGTTCGCTTTTGCGGCCGCAGCCATCATCGCCTTGATCGCCCGGCGTAAAATCGCCGGTTACACGGGCGACGTCCTGGGCGCGGTCGAGCAGGTTTTTGAGACCGTCTTCTTCGCGGTCGCTGCGGCCGTAATCGCCGGCCCGCATTGA
- a CDS encoding ATP phosphoribosyltransferase regulatory subunit, translated as MAAETTRDFEALEAQAQTLMSVFTKAGYDAVAPAVIQPADVFLDVIGESLRARTYVFTDPDGAELCLRPDLTVPTCRLHLARHADPTTPARYCYRGAAFRFQPQGADASHPREFRQAGIERFGDTEREAAEADVIAIVIRAMKKVGLKDWSLRLGDLGLFSSILDVAGISPRWKKRLDDAFLKPLAFREALKAFATGGGVTRVSMPEALLSSLDSADPAASEATVAAYLEEKSIELIGTRPLSDITEHLIGIRESREEKPLDTTAADLIGRYVGISGPARTAGAKIAELVNGAPAGSSEALEMYDRRLALLANAGIDLDRVTFSAEFGRTLAYYSGLVFEVRAKTLGPQSPVATGGRYDGLMRAAGADVDVSAVGAAIHTERLLAAIQGASSWAG; from the coding sequence ATGGCCGCGGAAACGACACGAGATTTCGAGGCGCTCGAAGCTCAGGCGCAGACGCTGATGTCGGTTTTTACAAAGGCCGGCTACGATGCAGTTGCGCCCGCGGTCATTCAGCCTGCCGACGTTTTCCTGGACGTCATCGGCGAAAGCCTGCGCGCCCGAACCTACGTCTTCACCGATCCGGACGGCGCCGAGCTTTGCTTGCGGCCCGACCTCACGGTGCCGACATGCCGGCTGCATCTTGCACGCCACGCCGATCCGACGACGCCCGCGCGCTATTGCTATCGCGGCGCTGCGTTCCGCTTCCAGCCTCAGGGTGCCGATGCCTCCCATCCGCGCGAATTCCGGCAAGCGGGAATTGAGCGCTTCGGAGATACCGAGCGCGAGGCGGCCGAGGCAGACGTCATCGCCATCGTCATCAGGGCAATGAAAAAAGTCGGCCTGAAGGATTGGTCGCTGCGTCTCGGAGACCTCGGCCTTTTTTCGAGCATCCTCGACGTTGCCGGTATTTCGCCGCGCTGGAAGAAGCGCCTGGACGACGCGTTTCTAAAGCCGCTGGCATTTCGCGAAGCTCTGAAGGCTTTCGCAACGGGCGGCGGCGTGACACGCGTTTCCATGCCCGAAGCGCTGCTGTCGTCGCTCGATAGCGCCGATCCCGCTGCCAGCGAAGCGACCGTCGCGGCGTATCTCGAAGAGAAATCGATCGAGCTGATCGGTACGCGGCCGTTATCGGATATTACCGAGCACCTGATCGGTATCCGAGAGAGCCGCGAAGAAAAGCCGCTCGATACCACCGCCGCCGATCTGATCGGCCGTTACGTCGGCATATCCGGGCCGGCGCGCACCGCAGGCGCAAAGATTGCCGAACTCGTCAACGGAGCGCCGGCCGGTTCGAGCGAGGCGTTGGAAATGTACGATCGCCGCTTGGCGCTTCTTGCAAACGCCGGCATCGATCTCGATCGCGTGACGTTCTCTGCCGAATTCGGACGCACGCTCGCCTATTATTCCGGCCTCGTGTTCGAAGTTCGCGCCAAGACGCTCGGACCGCAGAGTCCGGTTGCGACCGGCGGCCGCTACGACGGCCTGATGCGCGCAGCGGGTGCGGACGTCGACGTTTCCGCCGTTGGCGCCGCGATTCACACCGAGCGTCTTCTGGCAGCGATACAGGGAGCGTCGTCATGGGCAGGTTGA
- a CDS encoding FAD-binding oxidoreductase produces MPHIELPEPDIGVIRRRPILIEGLKSRVGADLLILDEDGRRAYETDAFTAYRNVPMLVVLPRTTEEVSKILKFCHENDVKVIPRGAGTSLCGGALPTEDAIVLCVSKMNRVLEVDYVNRFARVEAGITNLEITSRVAPKGFFYAPDPSSQLACTIAGNLAMNSGGAHCLKYGVTTHNVLGVKMVLIDGMIVDIGGTSLERNGYDLLSFMIGSEGQLGVVTEATVKILPAAEGARPMMIGFRSPEAAGSCVAAIIAAGIIPVAIEYMDHAAIEVCEAFAGAGYPLDVEALLIVEVEGSENEIGILLGRIAEIAAAYDPKTVVMSSGPEQSARIWAGRKAAFGAIGRISDYLCMDGTIPLAQLPHALTRISQICAEHDLKVANIFHAGDGNLHPLILYDANNPSEADRAEAAGEAILKLCVELGGCLTGEHGVGIEKRELMASQFSATDLAVQMRIKTVFDPTWRLNPAKVFPLAATETMRSGRAASTPEAA; encoded by the coding sequence ATGCCACATATCGAGCTGCCTGAACCGGATATTGGCGTTATCCGCCGTCGGCCCATATTGATCGAAGGTCTGAAAAGCCGAGTCGGCGCGGACCTTCTGATCCTCGATGAAGATGGGCGGCGCGCCTACGAAACCGACGCCTTCACCGCGTATCGCAATGTGCCGATGCTCGTCGTGCTGCCGCGCACGACCGAAGAAGTTTCGAAGATCCTGAAATTCTGCCACGAGAACGACGTCAAGGTCATTCCGCGCGGCGCCGGGACCTCGCTCTGTGGCGGCGCGCTGCCGACGGAGGACGCCATCGTTCTCTGTGTCTCGAAAATGAATCGCGTCCTTGAGGTCGATTACGTCAATCGCTTCGCGCGCGTGGAAGCCGGCATCACGAATCTCGAGATAACTTCGCGCGTTGCGCCGAAGGGCTTCTTCTATGCGCCCGATCCGTCGTCACAGTTGGCCTGCACCATTGCCGGCAACCTCGCGATGAATTCAGGCGGCGCCCATTGCCTCAAATACGGCGTGACGACGCACAACGTGCTCGGCGTCAAGATGGTGCTGATCGACGGCATGATCGTCGACATCGGCGGCACGTCGCTTGAAAGGAACGGCTACGATCTGTTGAGCTTCATGATCGGCTCGGAAGGCCAGCTCGGCGTCGTGACCGAAGCAACCGTCAAGATCCTTCCCGCCGCGGAAGGCGCGCGCCCGATGATGATCGGCTTCCGGTCGCCGGAGGCGGCAGGCAGTTGCGTCGCCGCGATCATCGCGGCCGGCATCATTCCGGTCGCGATCGAATACATGGACCACGCCGCCATCGAAGTCTGCGAGGCATTCGCCGGTGCCGGTTATCCGCTAGACGTCGAAGCCTTGCTGATCGTCGAGGTCGAGGGTTCGGAAAACGAGATCGGCATTCTGCTCGGACGCATTGCAGAGATTGCAGCCGCGTACGATCCGAAAACGGTTGTCATGAGTTCGGGGCCCGAGCAGAGCGCGCGCATCTGGGCAGGCCGGAAGGCCGCGTTCGGCGCCATCGGCCGAATCTCCGATTACCTCTGCATGGATGGCACCATCCCGCTCGCGCAGCTTCCGCACGCGCTGACGCGGATAAGCCAGATTTGCGCCGAGCACGATTTGAAAGTTGCCAACATCTTCCATGCGGGCGACGGCAATCTGCACCCGCTCATCCTTTACGATGCGAACAATCCGAGCGAAGCCGACCGTGCCGAAGCGGCGGGCGAAGCTATCCTGAAGCTCTGCGTCGAGCTGGGCGGCTGCCTCACGGGCGAGCATGGCGTCGGCATCGAAAAGCGCGAGCTCATGGCATCGCAGTTCTCCGCAACCGATCTTGCCGTGCAGATGCGTATCAAGACGGTGTTCGATCCGACGTGGCGTCTTAACCCCGCGAAAGTTTTTCCGCTGGCGGCCACCGAGACGATGCGCTCGGGCCGCGCCGCGAGCACCCCCGAGGCCGCTTAG
- a CDS encoding FAD-binding protein, with protein sequence MTELLRPAAEWELQSMIAKLAAQKRRVEVVGHGALRNAGRVARSDIVLSTAGLKGVTLYEPTEIVMSARSGTPVYEIEAILAARGQMLAFEPVDLGPATGAPGGALSIGGVFATNFSGSRRILAGSARDNLLGVRAVNGRGELFKSGGRVMKNVTGLDIARGLTGSWGTLAVMTEVTFKVAPLPQTMLTLAYTGLPDDLAIEALTATMATPLEVSGAVHLPKGCAARLKQPKLKGIDQPVTLLRLETFSTAIEARKEKLKAALKVYGTPIELDAEETWSLWSEFRTLSVMPFSTETSLWRISTLPTKAAEIVFAIEKFMDSTAFYDWAGALIWLEVPAAADAGAADVRRAVSVRGGHATLIRAQPEVRASVDVFEPLKPEIERLTRGVKSAFDPDGLLNRGRMYANL encoded by the coding sequence GTGACCGAACTCTTGCGACCCGCAGCCGAGTGGGAGCTGCAGTCGATGATCGCGAAGCTCGCCGCCCAGAAACGGCGCGTCGAGGTTGTCGGTCACGGCGCCTTGCGCAATGCCGGCCGCGTCGCGCGCTCCGATATCGTTCTGTCGACGGCGGGCCTCAAAGGCGTAACTCTATACGAGCCGACGGAGATCGTCATGTCGGCGCGCTCCGGAACGCCGGTCTATGAGATTGAAGCGATCTTGGCCGCACGAGGACAAATGCTTGCCTTCGAGCCGGTCGACCTGGGACCGGCGACCGGCGCCCCGGGTGGCGCGTTGTCGATTGGCGGCGTTTTCGCGACGAATTTTTCAGGCTCCCGCCGCATCCTCGCAGGAAGCGCACGCGACAATCTTCTTGGCGTTCGTGCCGTCAATGGCCGAGGCGAACTCTTCAAATCCGGTGGCCGCGTGATGAAAAATGTCACGGGCCTCGATATCGCACGCGGCCTGACCGGCAGTTGGGGCACGCTCGCGGTGATGACCGAAGTGACGTTCAAGGTGGCGCCATTGCCCCAGACGATGCTGACGCTCGCTTATACCGGTCTCCCCGACGACCTCGCGATCGAGGCACTGACCGCGACAATGGCGACGCCGCTCGAAGTCTCTGGCGCCGTCCATCTGCCGAAGGGTTGCGCCGCGCGCCTCAAGCAACCGAAATTGAAGGGCATCGATCAACCGGTCACGCTTTTGAGGCTGGAGACGTTTTCGACCGCGATCGAAGCGCGCAAGGAAAAACTCAAAGCCGCATTGAAGGTGTATGGCACGCCGATCGAACTCGACGCCGAGGAGACCTGGAGCCTTTGGAGCGAATTCCGCACGCTGTCGGTCATGCCGTTCTCGACCGAAACCAGCCTCTGGCGGATTTCGACGTTGCCGACGAAGGCCGCCGAGATCGTTTTTGCGATTGAGAAGTTTATGGACTCCACGGCATTCTACGATTGGGCCGGAGCGTTGATCTGGCTTGAGGTTCCGGCCGCCGCCGATGCCGGTGCCGCCGACGTCCGCCGGGCCGTGTCGGTTCGCGGCGGCCACGCCACGCTCATCCGCGCGCAACCGGAAGTCCGCGCCAGCGTCGATGTCTTCGAACCGCTGAAGCCGGAAATCGAACGATTGACTCGCGGCGTGAAGTCCGCGTTCGATCCCGATGGACTTCTGAATCGCGGGCGGATGTACGCCAACCTTTAG